A region of Lycium barbarum isolate Lr01 chromosome 3, ASM1917538v2, whole genome shotgun sequence DNA encodes the following proteins:
- the LOC132633544 gene encoding GDSL esterase/lipase 5-like isoform X1 codes for MANNPMGAISSYFTTVMVVLYLRIGAAYSLHISECKKPEKGAALFIFGDSYFDVGNNNYINTSTLDQAHFWPYGQSYFKSPTGRFSDGRLISDFIAEYANVPVPPPFLQPGNEEDNYVGGANFASAGAGSLVQTFEGAVIDLKTQVNNYKKVKILLRNKLGSSKSDKIFRSGVYLISIGTNDYLSPFLTNSTVLTSYSRTQYVQMVIGNLTTVIEEIYKNGGRKFGFLNLGDLGCLPGLRMLNPPTKNGCLEEASKLAKLHNLELHILLLRLQKKFKGFTYSLYDYNRSLRQRMNHPSRHGLKEGKRACCGTGRFRGICSCGGKRPVKQFEVCKSPNKHVFWDSYHLTQTIYQQMAAEMWNGPLIGGPSTLKTLFQCL; via the exons ATGGCAAATAATCCCATGGGTGCCATAAGCAGCTATTTCACCACAGTCATGGTGGTTCTATATCTGAGAATTGGTGCAGCCTACAGCCTCCATATCAGTGAATGCAAAAAGCCAGAAAAGGGAGCTGCTCTCTTCATCTTTGGTGACTCCTATTTTGATGTGGGAAACAACAATTACATCAACACATCCACTCTTGACCAAGCCCATTTCTGGCCCTATGGACAATCTTACTTCAAGTCCCCTACTGGAAGATTTTCTGACGGCCGTTTGATTTCAGATTTTATTG CTGAATATGCAAACGTTCCAGTGCCACCACCGTTTCTACAGCCAGGGAATGAAGAGGACAACTACGTAGGTGGAGCAAACTTTGCATCAGCTGGAGCTGGTTCTCTTGTCCAGACTTTCGAGGGTGCA GTGATTGATTTGAAGACACAGGTGAACAACTACAAGAAGGTGAAAATTTTGCTGAGAAACAAGTTGGGCTCTTCAAAATCGGACAAGATATTCAGAAGTGGTGTTTACTTGATTAGCATTGGGACCAATGACTACTTAAGTCCATTTTTGACCAATTCAACAGTCCTAACTTCCTATTCTCGTACCCAATACGTACAAATGGTCATTGGCAACTTGACCACTGTTATTGAA GAGATATACAAGAATGGAGGCAGGAAGTTTGGGTTTCTCAATTTGGGTGACTTGGGATGTTTACCAGGCCTAAGAATGCTTAACCCTCCTACCAAAAATGGGTGTTTGGAAGAAGCTTCAAAATTGGCAAAATTACATAATCTTGAGCTTCACATTCTTCTCCTAAGACTGCAAAAAAAGTTCAAAGGGTTCACGTACTCACTTTATGACTACAACCGTAGTTTGAGACAAAGGATGAACCATCCCTCTAGACATG GTTTAAAGGAAGGGAAAAGAGCCTGTTGTGGAACAGGAAGATTTAGAGGAATATGCAGTTGTGGAGGAAAGAGGCCAGTGAAGCAATTTGAGGTTTGTAAAAGCCCAAATAAGCATGTCTTTTGGGACTCCTATCACCTAACTCAAACTATTTACCAACAAATGGCAGCTGAAATGTGGAATGGTCCCTTGATAGGAGGGCCATCTACTCTCAAGACTCTCTTTCAATGcctctaa
- the LOC132633545 gene encoding phosphoinositide phosphatase SAC2-like, translating to MGWENNQQAENNEQHDSRPLFLQKFRLYETSSNFYMVGRDKSRTSWKVLKIDRLEPSELIMYEDSATYSELECSDLLKRIHEGNISSGGLKFVSTCYGIVGFVKFLGPYHMLLITKRRKIGMICGHAVYAITKSEMFPIPNSTVLSNMPYSKNENRYKKLLRTVDLTRDFFFSYSYHIMLSLQKNLSNCETGLTLYDTMFVWNEFLTREIRHQLKNTLWTVALVYGFFKQVTLSLSGRSFMLTLIARRSRHYAGTRYLKRGVNEKGRVANDVETEQIVLDNVADGCPVQISAVVQNRGSIPLFWSQETSRLNIKPAIILSRNDLKFEATKRHFENLVKRYGNPIIILNLIKTREKRPRETILRAAFANAIEFINKDLSEENHLRFLHWDLNKHSKSKATNVLTLLGKVAANALELTGFLHCQLIPASKTGKLLKFSSIDNTEDQAGQDICEVRAEANSTSDNYHVNLSTLQRGVLRTNCIDCLDRTNVAQFAYGLVALGHQLHALGFIDVENIDLDSPLADNLMKLYEEMGDTLALQYGGSAAHNKIFSERRGQWRAATQSQELFRTIQRYYSNAYMDAEKQDAINVFLGHFRPQEGKPALWELDSDQHYNVGGHASSLAMESSRSFIKRSLSEGNLSTVKETDTEQTDDSDQPLPESAKGGSKGLSESTPEISTCETDISFARYTPSMSGRQLFLDMQLGQCLSSENVRLRDRVDSIDFSNFLDIECLSSSGNSCEEETFERSTIICSPCGPFSSDGLTVESKAETSSSAIESASSLKREDHTSGDFSFDAKGSSKETVEFSEKFVHWVINGDMLFP from the exons ATGGGTTGGGAAAACAATCAACAGGCTGAAAACAATGAGCAACACGATTCCAGACCTTTATTTCTACAGAAGTTTCGGCTCTATGAGACTAGCTCG AACTTCTATATGGTTGGAAGGGATAAGAGTAGAACTTCTTGGAAAGTTCTGAAGATCGACAGATTAGAGCCTTCAGAGCTAATCATGTATGAAGATTCTGCCACATACTCAGAACTTGAATGTAGTGACCTTCTTAAAAGAATACATGAAGGGAACATATCAAGTGGAGGGCTTAAATTCGTTTCAACATGTTACGGAATTGTTG GTTTTGTAAAGTTTTTGGGACCTTATCACATGTTGCTTATTACGAAAAGAAGGAAGATTGGAATGATATGTGGTCATGCAGTTTATGCTATTACAAAGAGCGAGATGTTTCCAATTCCCAATTCTACTGTGCTATCCAATATGCCTTATTCTAAGAATGAGAACAG ATATAAGAAGCTCCTGCGCACAGTGGATCTCACAAGGGACTTCTTTTTTAGCTACTCCTATCACATTATGCTTAGTCTTCAAAAGAACCTGAGCAACTGTGAGACTGGACTCACGCTTTACGACACAATGTTTGTATGGAATGAGTTCTTGACACGAGAAATTCGTCATCAGCTCAAAAATACTCTTTGGACTGTCGCTCTAGTATATGGATTCTTTAAACAg GTTACGCTTTCTCTTTCTGGTAGGAGTTTCATGTTGACCCTAATTGCTAGACGATCTCGTCATTATGCTGGTACCAG ATATTTAAAAAGAGGTGTAAATGAGAAGGGTCGTGTAGCAAATGATGTCGAAACGGAACAGATTGTGCTTGATAATGTGGCTGATGGGTGCCCAGTACAAATAAGTGCTGTTGTGCAGAACCGGGGTTCAATACCTCTTTTCTGGTCGCAAGAAACTTCACGTTTGAATATTAAGCCTGCCATCATAC TCTCTAGGAATGACTTGAAATTTGAAGCCACTAAACGTCACTTTGAGAATCTTGTGAAGAGATATGGAAATCCAATTATAATATTGAATTTGATTAAG ACTCGTGAGAAGAGGCCTAGAGAAACAATTCTTCGTGCAGCATTTGCCAATGCTATTGAGTTTATAAATAAAGATCTGTCTGAGGAGAACCACTTGAGATTTCTTCACTGGGACCTAAATAAACACTCTAAAAG CAAAGCTACAAATGTCTTGACACTCCTGGGCAAGGTGGCTGCTAATGCGTTGGAGTTAACAGGCTTCCTTCACTGTCAACTTATCCCTGCCTCAAAGACTGGGAAATTGCTAAAATTCTCGTCCATTGA CAATACTGAGGATCAAGCTGGACAAGACATTTGTGAAGTGAGAGCTGAAGCAAACTCCACTAGTGACAATTACCATGTCAACCTTTCAACACTACAGAGAGGGGTGTTACGAACTAATTGCATAGACTGTTTGGATCGCACAAATGTTGCACAATTTGCCTATGGGCTGGTTGCCCTAGGCCATCAGCTGCATGCCTTAGGCTTTATAGACGTGGAGAACATTGATTTAGATTCCCCTTTAGCAGATAATCTAATGAAACTTTACGAAGAAATGGGCGATACACTTGCACTACAATATGGAGGGTCTGCTGCACATAACAAG ATATTTTCAGAGAGACGAGGCCAGTGGAGAGCAGCAACTCAGTCTCAAGAGCTCTTTAGAACGATTCAGCGCTATTACAGTAATGCCTACATGGACGCCGAGAAACAAGATGCCATTAATGT ATTCTTGGGACATTTCCGGCCTCAAGAAGGTAAGCCAGCTCTCTGGGAATTGGATTCAGACCAACACTATAATGTTGGGGGGCATGCATCAAGTTTAGCCATGGAGAGTTCTAG GTCGTTTATTAAAAGGTCCCTATCAGAAGGGAATTTATCTACTGTCAAAGAGACTGACACAGAGCAGACCGATGACTCTGACCAACCTTTGCCTGAGAGTGCAAAAGGTGGTAGTAAGGGTCTTTCCGAGTCCACCCCAGAAATCTCAacttgtgaaactgatatttcgTTTGCCAG GTACACACCCTCAATGTCTGGTAGACAGCTTTTCCTGGATATGCAATTAGGACAGTGTCTCAGCAGTGAAAATGTTAGATTGCGTGACCGTGTTGATTCAATTGATTTTTCAAATTTCCTAGATATTGAGTGCCTCtcttcatctggaaattcatgtGAAGAAGAAACATTCGAGAG GTCTACAATCATATGTTCACCATGTGGTCCCTTCTCTTCAGATGGTTTAACAGTTGAATCTAAAGCTGAAACAAGCTCTTCAGCAATTGAATCTGCATCAAGCTTGAAG CGCGAGGATCATACTAGTGGAGATTTCAGTTTCGATGCCAAAGGAAGTAGTAAAGAAACTGTTGAATTCTCTGAGAAGTTTGTGCATTGGGTTATCAACGGAGATATGCTTTTCCCTTGA
- the LOC132634392 gene encoding uncharacterized protein LOC132634392 produces the protein MDISYYFHSFSFKKCLFFLFTLIFLIALVVVAIPSMLFLILKPQKPVFSLQTLKVQSYKLNLSNSGSDPLFSSVVCLTLIAQNPNKVGIRYRPTRFHVFNGGVVIGMIQVPAFYQPPHSNNLTLEARAIFYCVNVTQILSNISLQQKGSTKSIILASMLGDVAAQVKLLNVNLPKVKLAVECDINIDQNHIELSNQFVYSLKAAKYNTISLPMNIKGTFSNKCSASIYI, from the exons ATGGATATTTCATATTATTTTCACTCATTTTCCTTCAAAAAAtgtctcttctttcttttcaccCTCATTTTCTTGATAGCCCTTGTGGTAGTGGCGATTCCTTCTATGCTCTTCTTAATCTTGAAGCCCCAAAAGCCTGTTTTCTCTCTTCAAACATTAAAGGTACAATCTTACAAGTTGAACCTTTCGAATTCGGGCTCTGACCCACTATTTTCATCTGTCGTTTGTCTGACCCTGATTGCGCAAAATCCTAACAAGGTTGGCATAAGGTATAGACCGACGCGGTTTCACGTATTTAATGGAGGAGTAGTGATCGGAATGATTCAAGTTCCTGCATTTTATCAACCTCCACATAGCAATAACTTAACCTTGGAGGCTCGAGCAATTTTTTACTGCGTGAATGTTACACAAATTTTGTCTAATATATCATTGCAACAAAAAGGTTCCACGAAAAGTATTATATTGGCAAGCATGTTGGGTGATGTTGCAGCTCAAGTAAAACTTCTCAATGTCAACTTGCCCAAGGTTAAG CTCGCGGTGGAGTGCGACATAAACATTGACCAAAACCATATTGAACTCAGTAACCAATTCGTCTACAGCTTGAAAGCAGCAAAATATAATACG ATATCTCTTCCAATGAACATCAAGGGAACTTTCTCCAACAAGTGCTCTGCCTCTATTTACATCTAG
- the LOC132633544 gene encoding GDSL esterase/lipase 5-like isoform X2: MANNPMGAISSYFTTVMVVLYLRIGAAYSLHISECKKPEKGAALFIFGDSYFDVGNNNYINTSTLDQAHFWPYGQSYFKSPTGRFSDGRLISDFIAEYANVPVPPPFLQPGNEEDNYVGGANFASAGAGSLVQTFEGATQVNNYKKVKILLRNKLGSSKSDKIFRSGVYLISIGTNDYLSPFLTNSTVLTSYSRTQYVQMVIGNLTTVIEEIYKNGGRKFGFLNLGDLGCLPGLRMLNPPTKNGCLEEASKLAKLHNLELHILLLRLQKKFKGFTYSLYDYNRSLRQRMNHPSRHGLKEGKRACCGTGRFRGICSCGGKRPVKQFEVCKSPNKHVFWDSYHLTQTIYQQMAAEMWNGPLIGGPSTLKTLFQCL, from the exons ATGGCAAATAATCCCATGGGTGCCATAAGCAGCTATTTCACCACAGTCATGGTGGTTCTATATCTGAGAATTGGTGCAGCCTACAGCCTCCATATCAGTGAATGCAAAAAGCCAGAAAAGGGAGCTGCTCTCTTCATCTTTGGTGACTCCTATTTTGATGTGGGAAACAACAATTACATCAACACATCCACTCTTGACCAAGCCCATTTCTGGCCCTATGGACAATCTTACTTCAAGTCCCCTACTGGAAGATTTTCTGACGGCCGTTTGATTTCAGATTTTATTG CTGAATATGCAAACGTTCCAGTGCCACCACCGTTTCTACAGCCAGGGAATGAAGAGGACAACTACGTAGGTGGAGCAAACTTTGCATCAGCTGGAGCTGGTTCTCTTGTCCAGACTTTCGAGGGTGCA ACACAGGTGAACAACTACAAGAAGGTGAAAATTTTGCTGAGAAACAAGTTGGGCTCTTCAAAATCGGACAAGATATTCAGAAGTGGTGTTTACTTGATTAGCATTGGGACCAATGACTACTTAAGTCCATTTTTGACCAATTCAACAGTCCTAACTTCCTATTCTCGTACCCAATACGTACAAATGGTCATTGGCAACTTGACCACTGTTATTGAA GAGATATACAAGAATGGAGGCAGGAAGTTTGGGTTTCTCAATTTGGGTGACTTGGGATGTTTACCAGGCCTAAGAATGCTTAACCCTCCTACCAAAAATGGGTGTTTGGAAGAAGCTTCAAAATTGGCAAAATTACATAATCTTGAGCTTCACATTCTTCTCCTAAGACTGCAAAAAAAGTTCAAAGGGTTCACGTACTCACTTTATGACTACAACCGTAGTTTGAGACAAAGGATGAACCATCCCTCTAGACATG GTTTAAAGGAAGGGAAAAGAGCCTGTTGTGGAACAGGAAGATTTAGAGGAATATGCAGTTGTGGAGGAAAGAGGCCAGTGAAGCAATTTGAGGTTTGTAAAAGCCCAAATAAGCATGTCTTTTGGGACTCCTATCACCTAACTCAAACTATTTACCAACAAATGGCAGCTGAAATGTGGAATGGTCCCTTGATAGGAGGGCCATCTACTCTCAAGACTCTCTTTCAATGcctctaa